From a region of the Daphnia pulicaria isolate SC F1-1A chromosome 1, SC_F0-13Bv2, whole genome shotgun sequence genome:
- the LOC124342135 gene encoding NTF2-related export protein 1-like — MAIVVDKRVLIDEACSTAQEFTKLYYECLDKKRNLVSRLYMDTAVLVWNGSSVAGNMVIQAFLEKLPVSDHQIISLDAQPVHDEAIKGQSTIMVTVAGIVRYEKKPAQPFCQDFLITAQESKWKVVSDCLRFQKVLS; from the exons ATGGCAATTGTAGTT GATAAAAGAGTGCTGATTGATGAAGCTTGTTCTACAGCCCAGGAATTTACAAAACTCTACTATGAATGTCTtgacaaaaagagaaat TTAGTTTCAAGGCTGTATATGGACACAGCAGTTTTAGTTTGGAATGGTAGTTCTGTGGCAGGAAATATGGTAATTCAAGCCTTTCTTGAGAAACTTCCTGTAAGTGATCATCAAATTATAAGCCTTGATGCACAGCCAGTTCATG ATGAAGCAATAAAAGGTCAATCAACTATCATGGTTACTGTAGCTGGAATAGTGAGATATGAAAAAAAGCCTGCACAGCCATTTTGTCAAGATTTCCTCATAACAGCACAAGAGAGTAAATGGAAAGTTGTTTCTGATTGCCTTCGCTTCCAGAAAGTTCTTTCCTAA